In Centroberyx gerrardi isolate f3 chromosome 20, fCenGer3.hap1.cur.20231027, whole genome shotgun sequence, a genomic segment contains:
- the rhobtb1 gene encoding rho-related BTB domain-containing protein 1 isoform X1: MWYLEIKHFCPRTPVILVGCQLDLRYADLEAVNRARRPLARPIKPGDILPPESGREVAKELGIPYYETSVFDQFGIKDIFDNAIRAALISRRHLQFWKSHLRKVQKPLLQAPFLPPKAPPPLIKIPEVISGNRSKGARLLLDSPLCADVLFVLQDHTHVFAHKIYLSTSSSKFYDLFQMDFSDESQCLVVTERHARDHLMRTLSLDTEEEVAVLPNLSPCSLRASKSDGTLRMMSFSGKHRRTKLSLASWSKAFYSIHKESVPNPVTGHPAPMTVVKMDYSIQLGPFSAVLRFLYTGELDEREKDLMKIAQIAEILEVFDLRMMVENIMNKEGFMNQEITKAFHVRKANRIKECLAKNTFTDVTFRLDDGTINAHKPLLISSCDWMAALFGGSFMESANNEVAFPNTSRVCMQAVLEYLYTNTLSPTAELDPMELTALANRLCLPRLTALTEQYAVNELIKASKEGQDIDGEVLTYLELAQFHNANQLAAWCLHHICTHYNSVCANYRKEIKSKSPENQEYFEKHRWPPVWYLKEEDHYQRAKKEREKEDIIMNKHQSRRRWCFWSTSPAVA, encoded by the exons ATGTGGTACCTAGAGATTAAGCACTTCTGTCCGCGAACCCCTGTCATCTTGGTCGGCTGCCAACTGGACCTGAGATATGCCGACCTGGAGGCTGTAAACAGGGCTAGAAGACCGCTGGCTAG GCCGATAAAACCAGGAGACATCTTGCCACCTGAGAGTGGCAGAGAGGTGGCAAAGGAGCTGGGCATCCCTTACTATGAGACCAGCGTCTTTGACCAGTTTGGCATCAAAGACATCTTTGACAATGCGATTCGCGCTGCGCTCATCTCACGACGACACCTTCAATTCTGGAAGTCTCATCTCCGCAAG GTTCAGAAGCCCCTCCTCCAGGCACCATTCCTTCCTCCCAAAGCCCCGCCTCCTCTCATTAAGATCCCCGAGGTCATCTCAGGCAACCGCTCTAAGGGAGCCCGCCTCCTATTGGACAGCCCGCTCTGCGCTGACGTCCTATTTGTCCTCCAAGACCACACCCACGTTTTCGCCCACAAGATTTACCTGTCCACATCATCGTCCAAGTTTTATGATCTCTTTCAG ATGGATTTCTCAGATGAGTCCCAGTGTCTGGTGGTGACAGAGCGACATGCCAGGGACCATCTGATGAGGACTCTGAGTTTAGACACTGAAGAGGAAGTCGCTGTGCTGCCTAACCTGTCTCCATGTTCACTTAGAGCATCAAAG aGTGACGGTACGCTGCGGATGATGAGTTTCAGTGGGAAACACCGTCGCACCAAGCTGTCTCTGGCCTCATGGAGCAAAGCCTTCTACAGCATCCACAAGGAGAGCGTACCAAACCCTGTCACTGGCCACCCGGCACCCATGACAGTGGTCAAGATGGACTATTCCATCCAGCTTGGTCCCTTCAGTGCTGTGCTCAG GTTCCTGTACACGGGAGAGctggatgagagggagaaagacctGATGAAGATCGCCCAGATCGCCGAGATCCTGGAGGTGTTTGACCTGAGGATGATGGTGGAGAACATCATGAACAAAGAGGGCTTCATGAACCAGGAGATCACCAAGGCCTTCCACGTCCGCAAGGCCAACCGCATCAAGGAGTGTCTGgccaaaaacacattcacag ATGTTACGTTTCGATTGGATGATGGCACCATCAATGCCCACAAGCCTCTGCTGATCTCCAGCTGTGATTGGATGGCTGCTCTGTTTGGAGGATCCTTCATGGAGAGCGCCAACAATGAG gtggcgTTCCCCAACACCAGCCGGGTGTGTATGCAGGCTGTACTGGAGTACCTGTACACCAACACACTGTCGCCAACAGCAGAGCTGGACCCCATGGAGCTGACCGCCCTGGCCAACAGATTGTGCCTTCCCCGCCTCACAGCCCTGacag AGCAGTATGCAGTCAATGAGCTGATCAAAGCCTCTAAAGAGGGACAGGACATCGATGGAGAGGTGCTCACCTATCTAGAGCTGGCTCAG ttcCACAATGCTAACCAGCTAGCGGCCTGGTGCTTACATCACATCTGTACTCATTACAACAGCGTGTGTGCCAATTACCGCAAAGAGATCAAGTCCAAGTCACCAG AGAACCAGGAGTACTTTGAGAAGCACCGCTGGCCCCCGGTGTGGTACCTGAAGGAGGAAGACCATTACCAGCGCGccaagaaggagagggaaaaggaggacaTCATCATGAACAAGCACCAATCACGACGCAGATGGTGTTTCTGGAGCACCTCCCCTGCCGTGGCCTGA
- the rhobtb1 gene encoding rho-related BTB domain-containing protein 1 isoform X2 — MWYLEIKHFCPRTPVILVGCQLDLRYADLEAVNRARRPLARPIKPGDILPPESGREVAKELGIPYYETSVFDQFGIKDIFDNAIRAALISRRHLQFWKSHLRKVQKPLLQAPFLPPKAPPPLIKIPEVISGNRSKGARLLLDSPLCADVLFVLQDHTHVFAHKIYLSTSSSKFYDLFQVSVDESQCLVVTERHARDHLMRTLSLDTEEEVAVLPNLSPCSLRASKSDGTLRMMSFSGKHRRTKLSLASWSKAFYSIHKESVPNPVTGHPAPMTVVKMDYSIQLGPFSAVLRFLYTGELDEREKDLMKIAQIAEILEVFDLRMMVENIMNKEGFMNQEITKAFHVRKANRIKECLAKNTFTDVTFRLDDGTINAHKPLLISSCDWMAALFGGSFMESANNEVAFPNTSRVCMQAVLEYLYTNTLSPTAELDPMELTALANRLCLPRLTALTEQYAVNELIKASKEGQDIDGEVLTYLELAQFHNANQLAAWCLHHICTHYNSVCANYRKEIKSKSPENQEYFEKHRWPPVWYLKEEDHYQRAKKEREKEDIIMNKHQSRRRWCFWSTSPAVA; from the exons ATGTGGTACCTAGAGATTAAGCACTTCTGTCCGCGAACCCCTGTCATCTTGGTCGGCTGCCAACTGGACCTGAGATATGCCGACCTGGAGGCTGTAAACAGGGCTAGAAGACCGCTGGCTAG GCCGATAAAACCAGGAGACATCTTGCCACCTGAGAGTGGCAGAGAGGTGGCAAAGGAGCTGGGCATCCCTTACTATGAGACCAGCGTCTTTGACCAGTTTGGCATCAAAGACATCTTTGACAATGCGATTCGCGCTGCGCTCATCTCACGACGACACCTTCAATTCTGGAAGTCTCATCTCCGCAAG GTTCAGAAGCCCCTCCTCCAGGCACCATTCCTTCCTCCCAAAGCCCCGCCTCCTCTCATTAAGATCCCCGAGGTCATCTCAGGCAACCGCTCTAAGGGAGCCCGCCTCCTATTGGACAGCCCGCTCTGCGCTGACGTCCTATTTGTCCTCCAAGACCACACCCACGTTTTCGCCCACAAGATTTACCTGTCCACATCATCGTCCAAGTTTTATGATCTCTTTCAGGTGAGTGTTG ATGAGTCCCAGTGTCTGGTGGTGACAGAGCGACATGCCAGGGACCATCTGATGAGGACTCTGAGTTTAGACACTGAAGAGGAAGTCGCTGTGCTGCCTAACCTGTCTCCATGTTCACTTAGAGCATCAAAG aGTGACGGTACGCTGCGGATGATGAGTTTCAGTGGGAAACACCGTCGCACCAAGCTGTCTCTGGCCTCATGGAGCAAAGCCTTCTACAGCATCCACAAGGAGAGCGTACCAAACCCTGTCACTGGCCACCCGGCACCCATGACAGTGGTCAAGATGGACTATTCCATCCAGCTTGGTCCCTTCAGTGCTGTGCTCAG GTTCCTGTACACGGGAGAGctggatgagagggagaaagacctGATGAAGATCGCCCAGATCGCCGAGATCCTGGAGGTGTTTGACCTGAGGATGATGGTGGAGAACATCATGAACAAAGAGGGCTTCATGAACCAGGAGATCACCAAGGCCTTCCACGTCCGCAAGGCCAACCGCATCAAGGAGTGTCTGgccaaaaacacattcacag ATGTTACGTTTCGATTGGATGATGGCACCATCAATGCCCACAAGCCTCTGCTGATCTCCAGCTGTGATTGGATGGCTGCTCTGTTTGGAGGATCCTTCATGGAGAGCGCCAACAATGAG gtggcgTTCCCCAACACCAGCCGGGTGTGTATGCAGGCTGTACTGGAGTACCTGTACACCAACACACTGTCGCCAACAGCAGAGCTGGACCCCATGGAGCTGACCGCCCTGGCCAACAGATTGTGCCTTCCCCGCCTCACAGCCCTGacag AGCAGTATGCAGTCAATGAGCTGATCAAAGCCTCTAAAGAGGGACAGGACATCGATGGAGAGGTGCTCACCTATCTAGAGCTGGCTCAG ttcCACAATGCTAACCAGCTAGCGGCCTGGTGCTTACATCACATCTGTACTCATTACAACAGCGTGTGTGCCAATTACCGCAAAGAGATCAAGTCCAAGTCACCAG AGAACCAGGAGTACTTTGAGAAGCACCGCTGGCCCCCGGTGTGGTACCTGAAGGAGGAAGACCATTACCAGCGCGccaagaaggagagggaaaaggaggacaTCATCATGAACAAGCACCAATCACGACGCAGATGGTGTTTCTGGAGCACCTCCCCTGCCGTGGCCTGA